The Burkholderia glumae LMG 2196 = ATCC 33617 sequence ACGTTCAGGCGGTAAAACAGATCTTCGCGAAAATGTCCCGCTGCCACTGCATCCGGAAGATGCACGTTGGTGGCAGCGACGATCCGCACGTCAATCGGGATGCTGCTGCGTGCACCGAGCCGCACGATCTCTCGCTCCTGTAGCACTCGCAAAAGCTTCACCTGAACCGATAGTGGCAGATCGCCGATCTCGTCAAGAAACAGAGTGCCGCCGTTCGCAGCTTCAAACCAGCCGGGCTTCGCACCGAACGCGCCGGTAAACGCCCCCTTCTCGTGGCCAAACAACTCGCTTTCGACTAGCGTTTCTGAAAACGCGCCGCAATTCACTGCGACGAACGGTTGATCGCTACGTTGGCTCAACGCATGCACGTGGCGCGCGATTAGCTCCTTACCGGTGCCGGTTTCGCCGACGATCAGGATATTCGCGTCGCTCGGTGCAACGCGGCGGACGCGATCGAGTAACTGCAGCGAGCTCGGATCGACGAAAACCTGCGTCCGTCTGCGAATCGATGTAGTGAATTGCCGACGGTTCGGCAGCCTGAGCACCGGGGCATCGTTAATGGGCTCGTGCTCGGCAGGCCAGATGGAGGAAGAAAGCGGCGAGTTCATGGGTAGAAGGTCGATGACGGATAGAACTGTTGAGGCTGCACTTGCCCACCTCGCTAATGTGTAGAAGTCGCGACCCGATCTGACAGTTACCCGTTCCGACGGTGCGTGACTGTCAGATCAGATT is a genomic window containing:
- a CDS encoding sigma-54 interaction domain-containing protein, which translates into the protein MNSPLSSSIWPAEHEPINDAPVLRLPNRRQFTTSIRRRTQVFVDPSSLQLLDRVRRVAPSDANILIVGETGTGKELIARHVHALSQRSDQPFVAVNCGAFSETLVESELFGHEKGAFTGAFGAKPGWFEAANGGTLFLDEIGDLPLSVQVKLLRVLQEREIVRLGARSSIPIDVRIVAATNVHLPDAVAAGHFREDLFYRLNVVQVAIPSLRDRPGDILPLARYFVDDYCARLGYEPRGIDTSAEHRLLAHSWPGNIRELENVIHHALLVSHREILAADDLHIAPACSVPARAFAPVGDAQHTVQQALETALRSLFDDKRDRLFEHIEDTVMRIAFEFCHRNQIQAARLLGISRNVLRARLIRAREIAAQK